In Populus nigra chromosome 1, ddPopNigr1.1, whole genome shotgun sequence, one genomic interval encodes:
- the LOC133668014 gene encoding cyclin-dependent kinase inhibitor 5-like, protein MKKRFQEMGKYMRKAKTTSDVAVMDLTHGVRTRARTLALKKQQGVKASPPSSPAGYLQLRSRRLEKKPPPIPSLHHDSPRRQHHRQGGQNSSKLGQQQQQQEEEESRSPNLKSSSGSGQQKERGESKVDSREVEENNNSNSKDLGSFGDNVLDIEGRDRSTRESTPCNLTRGTEDATTPGSTTKPANTTESSRRLHNSTRRHIPTAHEMDEFFGPAEEEQLRQFTEKYNFDPVSDKPLHGRYEWEKLDR, encoded by the exons ATGAAAAAGAGGTTTCAGGAAATGGGCAAGTACATGAGGAAAGCTAAAACCACAAGCGATGTAGCCGTCATGGACTTGACTCACGGTGTCCGTACACGAGCCAGAACCCTAGCTCTCAAGAAACAACAAGGGGTCAAAGCATCTCCTCCATCGTCTCCTGCTGGTTACCTCCAGCTTCGCAGCCGCCGTCTCGAGAAGAAACCGCCCCCAATTCCTTCATTGCATCATGATTCTCCCAGAAGGCAGCATCATAGGCAGGGTGGTCAGAATAGTAGTAAATTGggtcagcagcagcagcagcaagaagaagaagaaagccgtAGCCCTAATCTGAAATCGAGTTCCGGGTCGGGTCAACAAAAAGAAAGGGGAGAGAGTAAAGTGGACAGTAGAGAagttgaagagaataataacaGCAACAGTAAAGACTTGGGTTCTTTTGGAGATAATGTTTTGGATATTGAAGGTAGAGATAG GAGCACTAGGGAATCGACTCCTTGCAATTTAACAAGAGGCACAGAAGACGCAACAACCCCTGGTTCTACTACTAAGCCTGCAAACACAACTGAAAGTAGCAGGAGGTTACATAACTCAACTAGAAGACACATCCCAACGGCCCATGAAATGGATGAGTTCTTTGGCCCGGCTGAAGAAGAGCAGCTAAGGCAATTTACTGAGAA GTATAACTTTGACCCCGTTAGTGACAAGCCTCTCCATGGACGTTATGAATGGGAGAAATTGGATCGTTAG
- the LOC133696153 gene encoding uncharacterized protein LOC133696153 isoform X3 codes for MTEEDEWVHVALNDDTLVVELLLKLNQPEQQPPPPPVRRRRRRFAADLAKEGAVLALSVDWSVRQRRSSSKQVMMTRSKKGSDSSSTRASPTTPLSFSGGTSVSGGGAGDGFDEATTSACLPAKLIATSRSKVAVTSGTPTIKRSRKKKFDLLSQDRPEIFTASVKSEDVISIKPQETKVACDSTHSVLPHNVSFQLQEDEGRKPSFTLPDLNLPVDGDSGSGILG; via the exons ATGACTGAAGAAGACGAGTGGGTTCATGTAGCTTTGAACGATGACACTTTAGTGGTGGAGCTCCTTTTAAAGCTAAACCAACCAGAACAACAACCGCCACCACCGCCAGTAAGGCGACGACGTCGTCGTTTTGCGGCGGATTTGGCGAAGGAAGGAGCAGTGCTGGCTTTGAGCGTGGACTGGAGCGTGAGACAACGACGCTCTTCGTCTAAGCAAGTAATGATGACGAGGAGCAAAAAAGGTTCTGATTCGTCGTCTACTCGTGCGAGTCCTACCACTCCGCTTTCATTTAGCGGTGGCACCTCCGTCAGCGGTGGTGGTGCTGGCGACGGTTTTGATGAAGCTACTACTAGCGCTTGCCTTCCCGCTAAGTTGATTGCCACCTCGAGATCTAAG GTTGCTGTTACAAGTGGAACACCAACCATCAAGAGGTCGAGAAAGAAGAAG TTTGATTTGCTATCACAGGATAGACCAGAGATATTCACAGCTTCTGTTAAATCAGAAGATGTTATTTCAATCAAGCCTCAGGAAACAAAAGTAGCCTGTGATTCCACACATTCAGTGTTGCCACACAATGTTTCTTTCCAGTTACAGGAGGATGAAGGCAGGAAGCCTTCCTTTACGCTACCAGACCTAAATCTACCTGTTGATGGTGATTCAGGCTCAGGCATTTTGGGCTGA
- the LOC133696153 gene encoding uncharacterized protein LOC133696153 isoform X1 produces MTEEDEWVHVALNDDTLVVELLLKLNQPEQQPPPPPVRRRRRRFAADLAKEGAVLALSVDWSVRQRRSSSKQVMMTRSKKGSDSSSTRASPTTPLSFSGGTSVSGGGAGDGFDEATTSACLPAKLIATSRSKVAVTSGTPTIKRSRKKKKLVELREEEILLLKEKRHLKNKLETMRVSLEKERARNESLKRTKFDLLSQDRPEIFTASVKSEDVISIKPQETKVACDSTHSVLPHNVSFQLQEDEGRKPSFTLPDLNLPVDGDSGSGILG; encoded by the exons ATGACTGAAGAAGACGAGTGGGTTCATGTAGCTTTGAACGATGACACTTTAGTGGTGGAGCTCCTTTTAAAGCTAAACCAACCAGAACAACAACCGCCACCACCGCCAGTAAGGCGACGACGTCGTCGTTTTGCGGCGGATTTGGCGAAGGAAGGAGCAGTGCTGGCTTTGAGCGTGGACTGGAGCGTGAGACAACGACGCTCTTCGTCTAAGCAAGTAATGATGACGAGGAGCAAAAAAGGTTCTGATTCGTCGTCTACTCGTGCGAGTCCTACCACTCCGCTTTCATTTAGCGGTGGCACCTCCGTCAGCGGTGGTGGTGCTGGCGACGGTTTTGATGAAGCTACTACTAGCGCTTGCCTTCCCGCTAAGTTGATTGCCACCTCGAGATCTAAG GTTGCTGTTACAAGTGGAACACCAACCATCAAGAGGTCGAGAAAGAAGAAG AAGTTAGTTGAGCTTAGAGAGGAGGAGATTTTGCTACTGAAGGAAAAAAGACATTTGAAAAAT AAATTGGAAACCATGCGTGTGAgtttagagaaagagagagccaGAAATGAAAGTTTGAAGAGAACGAAG TTTGATTTGCTATCACAGGATAGACCAGAGATATTCACAGCTTCTGTTAAATCAGAAGATGTTATTTCAATCAAGCCTCAGGAAACAAAAGTAGCCTGTGATTCCACACATTCAGTGTTGCCACACAATGTTTCTTTCCAGTTACAGGAGGATGAAGGCAGGAAGCCTTCCTTTACGCTACCAGACCTAAATCTACCTGTTGATGGTGATTCAGGCTCAGGCATTTTGGGCTGA
- the LOC133696153 gene encoding uncharacterized protein LOC133696153 isoform X2 — translation MTEEDEWVHVALNDDTLVVELLLKLNQPEQQPPPPPVRRRRRRFAADLAKEGAVLALSVDWSVRQRRSSSKQVMMTRSKKGSDSSSTRASPTTPLSFSGGTSVSGGGAGDGFDEATTSACLPAKLIATSRSKVAVTSGTPTIKRSRKKKLVELREEEILLLKEKRHLKNKLETMRVSLEKERARNESLKRTKFDLLSQDRPEIFTASVKSEDVISIKPQETKVACDSTHSVLPHNVSFQLQEDEGRKPSFTLPDLNLPVDGDSGSGILG, via the exons ATGACTGAAGAAGACGAGTGGGTTCATGTAGCTTTGAACGATGACACTTTAGTGGTGGAGCTCCTTTTAAAGCTAAACCAACCAGAACAACAACCGCCACCACCGCCAGTAAGGCGACGACGTCGTCGTTTTGCGGCGGATTTGGCGAAGGAAGGAGCAGTGCTGGCTTTGAGCGTGGACTGGAGCGTGAGACAACGACGCTCTTCGTCTAAGCAAGTAATGATGACGAGGAGCAAAAAAGGTTCTGATTCGTCGTCTACTCGTGCGAGTCCTACCACTCCGCTTTCATTTAGCGGTGGCACCTCCGTCAGCGGTGGTGGTGCTGGCGACGGTTTTGATGAAGCTACTACTAGCGCTTGCCTTCCCGCTAAGTTGATTGCCACCTCGAGATCTAAG GTTGCTGTTACAAGTGGAACACCAACCATCAAGAGGTCGAGAAAGAAGAAG TTAGTTGAGCTTAGAGAGGAGGAGATTTTGCTACTGAAGGAAAAAAGACATTTGAAAAAT AAATTGGAAACCATGCGTGTGAgtttagagaaagagagagccaGAAATGAAAGTTTGAAGAGAACGAAG TTTGATTTGCTATCACAGGATAGACCAGAGATATTCACAGCTTCTGTTAAATCAGAAGATGTTATTTCAATCAAGCCTCAGGAAACAAAAGTAGCCTGTGATTCCACACATTCAGTGTTGCCACACAATGTTTCTTTCCAGTTACAGGAGGATGAAGGCAGGAAGCCTTCCTTTACGCTACCAGACCTAAATCTACCTGTTGATGGTGATTCAGGCTCAGGCATTTTGGGCTGA
- the LOC133671775 gene encoding uncharacterized protein LOC133671775, with product MGRGRYVSGLTLLFPEGTHKENCGCLKVQEENRKNKEPSTSTRSLLPKMIREEDTGSSFQMPLHYPKYTKEDYEDMPESKIDLLLASYGLSTHGNLNYKRKFVMQAFLWPDSSTKGKQSS from the coding sequence ATGGGGCGCGGGCGCTACGTCTCTGGTCTTACTCTTCTTTTTCCTGAAGGAACCCACAAGGAAAACTGTGGCTGCCTCAAAGTGCAAGAGGAGAATAGAAAAAACAAGGAACCCAGTACCAGTACTCGTAGTTTGCTCCCAAAGATGATTAGAGAAGAGGACACCGGTAGCAGCTTTCAGATGCCACTCCACTACCCAAAATACACCAAGGAGGATTATGAAGACATGCCTGAATCGAAGATTGACCTTCTCCTGGCTTCCTATGGCTTATCTACTCATGGTAACTTGAACTACAAGAGAAAGTTTGTAATGCAAGCCTTTCTGTGGCCTGATTCTTCCACCAAAGGAAAACAAAGTTCTTGA